The genomic interval GTGTCACTTTCGCTTTGGCAGCAGTGTCTTGCCCGATTGCAGGATGAGTTACCAGCCACAGAATTCAGTATGTGGATCCGCCCGTTGCAGGCGGAGCTGAGCGATAACACGCTGGCTTTGTATGCGCCAAACCGTTTTGTGCTCGATTGGGTAAGGGATAAGTACCTTAATAACATCAATGGACTGCTGAACGATTTCTGCGGGTCAGATGCCCCGCAGCTGCGCTTTGAAGTGGGCACAAAGCCGGTCACCCAAACCGTTCGTGAAACCGTGAACGTAGCAGCGCCTGCTCAGGCCGCTCCTGCTCCGGCCCCTCGCGTCGCACCCGCTCGTCAGGGCTGGGATAATGTCCCTGCACCGGCTGAGCCAACCTACCGCTCTAATGTTAACGTGAAACACACGTTCGATAACTTCGTTGAAGGTAAGTCGAACCAGCTGGCGCGCGCGGCTGCTCGTCAGGTTGCTGATAATCCCGGTGGGGCCTACAACCCGCTGTTCCTTTATGGCGGCACGGGCCTGGGTAAAACGCACCTGCTGCATGCGGTGGGCAACGGCATTATGGCGCGCAAGCCTAATGCCAAAGTGGTGTATATGCACTCCGAACGCTTCGTTCAGGACATGGTAAAAGCCCTGCAAAACAATGCGATCGAAGAGTTTAAACGCTACTATCGTTCTGTTGACGCGCTGCTCATCGATGACATCCAGTTCTTTGCCAATAAAGAACGATCGCAGGAAGAGTTTTTCCACACCTTTAATGCCCTGCTGGAAGGCAATCAGCAGATCATTTTGACCTCGGATCGTTACCCAAAAGAGATCAACGGCGTTGAAGATCGTCTGAAATCCCGCTTCGGCTGGGGCCTGACCGTGGCGATCGAGCCACCGGAGCTGGAAACCCGCGTCGCGATCCTGATGAAGAAAGCCGATGAAAACGACATTCGCCTGCCGGGCGAAGTGGCGTTCTTCATTGCCAAGCGTCTGCGCTCCAACGTGCGTGAGCTGGAAGGGGCACTGAACCGCGTTATCGCCAATGCCAACTTCACCGGTCGTGCGATCACCATCGATTTTGTGCGTGAAGCGCTGCGTGATTTGCTGGCATTGCAGGAAAAACTGGTCACTATCGACAATATTCAAAAGACGGTGGCTGAGTACTACAAGATCAAAGTGGCAGATTTACTGTCTAAACGTCGTTCCCGCTCGGTGGCGCGTCCGCGTCAGATGGCGATGGCGCTGGCAAAGGAGTTAACCAACCACAGTCTGCCGGAAATCGGGGATGCGTTTGGTGGCCGTGACCATACGACCGTGCTGCACGCCTGTCGCAAGATTGAGCAGTTACGCGAAGAAAGCCACGACATAAAAGAAGATTTTTCC from Enterobacter sp. JBIWA008 carries:
- the dnaA gene encoding chromosomal replication initiator protein DnaA, coding for MSLSLWQQCLARLQDELPATEFSMWIRPLQAELSDNTLALYAPNRFVLDWVRDKYLNNINGLLNDFCGSDAPQLRFEVGTKPVTQTVRETVNVAAPAQAAPAPAPRVAPARQGWDNVPAPAEPTYRSNVNVKHTFDNFVEGKSNQLARAAARQVADNPGGAYNPLFLYGGTGLGKTHLLHAVGNGIMARKPNAKVVYMHSERFVQDMVKALQNNAIEEFKRYYRSVDALLIDDIQFFANKERSQEEFFHTFNALLEGNQQIILTSDRYPKEINGVEDRLKSRFGWGLTVAIEPPELETRVAILMKKADENDIRLPGEVAFFIAKRLRSNVRELEGALNRVIANANFTGRAITIDFVREALRDLLALQEKLVTIDNIQKTVAEYYKIKVADLLSKRRSRSVARPRQMAMALAKELTNHSLPEIGDAFGGRDHTTVLHACRKIEQLREESHDIKEDFSNLIRTLSS